The Arachis duranensis cultivar V14167 chromosome 9, aradu.V14167.gnm2.J7QH, whole genome shotgun sequence genomic sequence TTTTCTGTGATAACTAACAATTTCTTGTTGTAGATGGAAGTAGCATTTTTGGTGCTTAATgtttacatttaatttgattttttctctTGTACTGGGCAGCTACTTTTTCCAAAGATGAGCATACACTTGTATGATGAACTCCTATCAGCAGTGCGGTTGCTGATTTCCATAGACACATGTGAAGGCAAATTTGTATTTGGTCGTCGGGTCTTTAAACCAGCAAAGTCAACAGTGATGGCCACATCACATCCAGCATCGATTTCAAGGACTGAGAGTGGCCCTGGGGGTGATAATTCTAAAAGTCAGCTCCAGACCTTACTCACAAGAGCAGGATATGCTGCACCCAGCTACAAGACTAAACAATTGAAGAATAATCAGTTTCGGGCTACAGTTGAGTTCAATGGAATGCAGATAATGGGCCAACCCTGTAGCAATaagaaaagtgcagaaaaagATGCTGCAGCTGAGGCCTTGCAGTGGCTAATGGGTGGAAAACAGTCAGGCAGTGAGTATATCAGTCACATGTCCAAGTTGCTAAAGAAAAGTAAGAAGGATCACAGCTGAGTAGTCAACTACAGGGATCTCAATGGAAGGGTAAGAAGAGCAAGGTGAAGGGACTGTTGTTGACGACTTGTCCTACAGCCTTACCCGTTTCATTTCTTTTTGGATATAGGGACAGACTTTCGGCAGTGACGTTGTTATTGTATGGTCTCGGATCAGAGTCAAATTTGTTCATACCAAAACCCAAGCCATATCCAATCTGGCGTGTATCATACTCGTTCAATTTGAAGTTGGAagatagtaattttttattgaagtagAATGGATCTCCAACATGAAGCAAGGAATTGCCAATCAAATCTTTGAGGATATTAACTGTCCTATTTGATGCAATTGCATCTTGAGCGAGAAAACTGATGGCTTCGGGAAGAATCATTTTACAACAGCAGGATGTAGCAGATACCATTCATCATTTGGAGGGAAAGCGAGGATGGCGGACATTGAGTGAGAAGTGATTCCATGCTTGCAccctattaattttttgtacaGTATTATTGATAAGTGATATATCCTGAAATCTGTCATGGAGGACCTCAACGAAGCTTTGTCTTTGTGCTGTGAAAGCAGAATGATGGTAACTAGTACTGCATATTTGGCCGTcgaaatataaaatttgtttcCATTTTTTGCAAATACGATAGAGTGAAAAACATAAAGAGTTAATTAATTAGGGTGTGTTTGGCAAACGcgtttaaaaaaagaaatacgtTTAGACATCttgaaagttttaatttttggtttggcaaattttttattcatgaaaGCAGAAGTGATTTTGTATTCAAAATCACGTTTTCAAGAAGCAACCATTTTAACCGTCTGCGTTTCACCAACGGGTTTTTAGCTATTAATATTtaatctttatttatcttttaccaattttattatttatgcatattattatattatttatattatttttgtttatatgaattatctttttctattatttattatttttttattaattgtttatatgatattattcatttttataattgtaattttttttgtattatttttattattttttataatataatttattgatcctattaaaaaagtaaattaaacaaaaattaattgtaaataataataataataaaagattataGCATACTAAAAAAAGTACtaattttgtcaatttttattttagtatataaatattaattttattataaaattaattaataagatctatttaaatatctaaattaaaataataaaataacatacaaaaaattatttaatttgatgtctattttaataattttgtatttaaaagtgatttttagtgtaatccaaacaacatttattttactataatctatttcaatataaatattgtcaaacataaattacttaatacaaacttattttttatcaaaatcaagtttacaaaattaattttattcaaattcccATTGggatccaaacacacacttgaACTTCAGCTAAAGACGTTAGGCCAGAGGTGTCTTGTTGCCAGTTTAGAGTTGGAGGAAACCAAAATCTTACAGTTTCTGTGGGAAAAGACTTGTAGACGTATGGTTCACTGGTTTAGTTTACTTGTAGATTGTTACTTCTCATTCCGGTACATTTGTTATTCAATATGCTGCCTCTGCTATCAGGCTCTATGGTTTTTCGTGGCTCACAAACGATATGAATTAGacatattttcattttcatgtcTTTACAATTAGAGTGAATCTATTCACATTCTCTCCCGTCCATAGGGAGCAGTTTGTGTTGGATTATATTGGATTTGagtgaaaaattattttaatgataTGTCAAAATATGAATGAAAtagagtaaatttttttatttttttataatatatttaagaaattttttatttttataaatcaattctgtaaatcaaattttaaattatgattttaaaaaacaGTTCAGTTAAAATCtaaaatgatatatatttaatcaaatattcatagataatattttttatttgataatggtaaaatattttattcttatactcttaaatataatttaataatagtaTAAATCTTTTTGTCATTGTGTTAAAGATAACATTAATTTTAGTCCAACAAAATCAAAGTcaaaattaagttaaaataaaaaattaatttgtatcaAATCTAATCAAAAGCAACTAATTTATCTATATCCATTTaacttttccttaattttatcTACCGCTATTTTAAAGTAAGTTCGAAATCTCTTTTTAAACAGTAAAcatggttaaaaaaaaaaaatcaaacctgACTTTTGATtaactaaaaatttgaattaaggTATTAAAccaaactaattttaaataataaaattaattattaacaagTTACAAAACTAATAAATcgatcatttaaaaaataattagcttttttaataaaaccaaactaattttagtttttttctttaaaacgGGTTCTTTacctttaaaattgatttttcttttaaaaattaatgagtATCTATCTAAATAGATCTCTCAGTAATTTTGCATcggatatttttgtttttttaaaaaaattttattacgtTGAGATCTTTGaactttacaaaaataaaacataaccCATTATTTTCACTTGGACAAATAAGTCTTTTAAAATGTGAGAGAAGGACctatatatcttatttttataaagttCAAGGACCTAagtgtaataaaatttttttagagatAAAAACGTCCAATATAAAATTTCTAAGGGACCTATTTAGatatatactcaaaattaattttatacaaaatcaattttaatttataaattaatttttgacaatttaaaaaaatctaaaaaaccaACTAGTGATTTTCTAAAAGGTAAATCTAAGTCATGTGCCCACTTAAAAAGCAATGATAGTTTGGTTCATAGACTTGAGAAGTTAAGTGTAAGATACAACCATTCCTTATATCATGATCTGAATAGACCACTATAAAAAATAGCATACTATAAATGAATTTATAGATAGATTTAGCATAGtataaaatttgttgaaaatattcattgtaataaataatttttaaatattttatacagttGTGCAatcataacttttttttagatGATTATTTACATGGTCAATAcaaaaagtagttatttttactaatataacGTTATATGATTGAATGTacgtataaaataattttaaattgattgtgtataaaattttaattctcgatttaatttaaaatttgaatatgatttaatttgatataatttggATTGAAACAGTTTAATTAGCTTCTTTTGTGGTTCAATTGTTGATAAAACAAGATTTTAACTGTaacattattataaaatataaaaatatttcaagTCAATGGGGAAAAAATATGCATATAAGATGTTTTTATGTAAgaataatgttaaaaaaaaagcttcaaaattattgttattattattagttttttattattaaagaaTATATTGATATAGTCGTATGGATGCATAGAgattagtaataaaaaatagatgCATAGAGATATATGGATgttcatttataaaaaaaaaagaagacaggTAGATTTAATTTTCCTAACTGGCAACGTAAGATAttgaaatttttcaatttttaattgatcAAAATTTGATAGAAAAGATTTGAGTTCAAACATAAACTCGTTTGATATCTTGTTCCGAAATCTTTTGGCTTACTTTGATATAGTGtgatctaaatttaaaatatgagaGAATCATATCCTATCCATTTATTGAAAGatggaaaaaaaagataaataaaaagatataactGTGTTGGGTAGGTTTGGTATTTCCGCATGGTAGTTGTCTTTTGTTTTCCACTTGCATCAGCTTCACCTACCGCGGACTCACCGAGACAGAAACAAACAAACATAACACAAACCCATCACAATCATCATAACATAGTAAGTCATATTACTTCTCTCTCTGCAAAACCCAACCCCTTTCGTTTTCTCTTTGATCGAAGCCATGGCCGCGTGTGCAAGCTTCGCCAAGCTCAACTCCTTGTCTTCCCCCTGGATCTCCAACAACTCCTTCTCTTCCCGCAGCGGATCCTCGTCTCTCCTCGCCACTCGCCGTGTCTCCCTCCCGATCCGCGCCACCTCTTACTCCGACGAACTCGTCAAAACCGCTGTTAGTCCCTTCTTCCCTCTCTCTCTGTTTCTTTCACAACATTCTTCAACGTTGATCCTTCATGCATCTTTGTTCTTCAACGCGTGCTCTGATTCTTTTATGCTAAATTCTCTCAAAAAACTGTTTCTTGTATTGATTATTGGTTAGCGTCTCTGATTAgccttttattgtttttaattttgtttattaatttacttGTACGTTGTTGGACTTTTTATGCTACAGTAAAGTCATGCGAGCTAGgttatgaaaatattttgtctTTAGATATGTATTTCCTTCTTCTGTAGTGGGCTAGGTTTTAGTTTAGTTATTGGTAGATGGTAATAGCATATTGGAAGATTTACTATGATTGTTTTCTTTGTTGGTGGTATAGAAAACTATTGCATCTCCTGGTCGTGGAATTCTTGCCATTGATGAGTCCAATGCCACCTGTGGGAAGCGGTTGGCATCGATAGGATTGGACAACACCGAGGTCAATCGTCAGGCCTACAGGCAGCTTCTGCTGACCACACCCGGCCTTGGTGAATACATTTCTGGTTCCATTCTCTTTGAGGAAACCCTTTACCAGTCAACAACCGATGGAAAGAAGTTTGTTGATTGCCTTCGTGAGGAGAACATTGTGCCTGGCATCAAAGTTGATAAGGTTTGTTGTTTCAGTAATTCTTTCATGTCACTAGAATTCTGTCTTACTATTGCTAATTAGTGATTAATCCTTTTTTCTGTCTCCTTTTAGGGCTTGGTCCCACTACCAGGATCAAACAATGAATCTTGGTGCCAAGGGCTAGATGGATTGGCTTCAAGATCTGCTGAATACTACAAGCAAGGTGCTCGATTTGCCAAGTGGTAAGTCATTCTTCATTTATTCTCTAAGAAATTTTCTTGGGGATAAGATCTGTTGAAATTGAATGTAACTGATTGTTTGCTTTTGTATTGTACAGGCGGACAGTTGTTAGCATTCCATGTGGTCCTTCTGCATTAGCTGTTAAGGAAGCAGCATGGGGACTTGCACGATATGCTGCTATCTCTCAGGTATTGTTTCACTATTGACTCTCTTTCTGTTGAAATTAGCTCATTCTCATAGTAATAGATGCATTTCCTTAGTTTATTCTTTTGGTCTCCATGCATATGTGGAAAAGTTATTGATTTACCAATTATATTACATTTATGGACATCATTTGTGTTTCTTTGCAGGACAATGGCCTTGTTCCAATTGTAGAGCCGGAAATTCTTCTAGATGGTGATCACCCGATTGAGAGGACATTAGAAGTGGCAGAGAAGGTCTGGTCAGAAGTCTTCTTTTATTTGGCTCAAAACAATGTCATTTTTGAGGGAATTTTGCTCAAACCTAGCATGGTTACACCTGGGGCCGAGCACAAGGAAAAGGCTTCTCCAGAAACCATTGCCAAATATACACTTACCATGCTTAGAAGAAGAGTTCCTCCTGCAGTCCCTGGAATCATGGTACATCTATTGTTCTTTGTTTCCTCTTATCACAAATTGATACGTAGCATTATGATCGTGTTGAGTGCATGTATCTTGTCTTTTAGGATTTGAGATGAtgctaatttaattactttttagtttttacatttAAGATTGCATTTATCCTAGAATTTGGAAGTTACAATCACTATAATAAACCGCAAATTATGTTCCGTTTGTATTTTCAGTTCTTGTCTGGTGGACAATCTGAAGTGGAAGCAACACTGAACCTTAATGCAATGAACCAAAGTCCCAACCCATGGCACGTTTCATTTTCATATGCACGAGCTCTGCAGAACACTGTGCTCAAGACATGGCAAGGACGCCCCGAGAATGTGGAAGCGGCTCAAAAGTCTCTTTTGGTGCGCGCAAAAGCAAACTCCTTGGCTCAGTTGGGAAGATATTCTGCCGAGGGTGAAAGCGAAGAAGCCAAGAAGGGAATGTTTGTCAAGGGCTATACCTACTAGAAGCCTTTGGCACCTAAGTTAACCATCTTTCTCGTTCCTAATTAGCAGCAGCAAAATCTGAGAAGGACTTAGATGGTgttgtatttttgttttcctttcaaCACTTAACTGAGTTTGAATAAAGTGGGAGCAAGTAAGCAAGCTTTTCTTGGTGCCACTCCAGGTTGGCCTTAAGTTTAATTTCGGAATTGgaaaaaacaaaagtaaaacgAAGTTTATTACTTAGTTATTATCTGTGCTATTATTCATAGCTTTTGTTCAATACTCAATAGTGCCATTTGTGATAGGAAACTAAATATTGGGCTGTATATCAGATCTTTTATGAGTGCAATATTTAGTATTGAGAAGTGCGAATAATTGCTCAGTTTTTCTTCGTTAACTAGCATTGTTTCTTTCCTTTGCCACAATATTTAACCAAAACTGATTTAGTAATATGTAGATGATTTGGCATTTTCTCATTTATATTAGTTGATTAATGACCCATGCAAAATAATGCTTTATATTACATTAAATAGGAtttttataatagaataaatagtcaaatcaattttttgttttgtttatataataataagttaattttttaaattgttgcATACACAGCGGAATTCGAATCTTCGACACCTGTTTAAACAGACTAATGAACTAACTACTAGATAGATAAATCTAACTTAGTGACAAATGAACTTTGATGAACTAATAtggcctctttttcttttgtatccCTAGTTTTAGTAGCATTTTATCTTCATCGTTTTTTATTGGTATAAGCAAGAGAAAAGCAAGAGAAAATGTTGGCCTCGTAATAGCCACATCCCAGGTTCGAATCCCAGCAGTAGGAGTAGGTGGGCTATGATAGAACCTTTAGTGTGTAATTGTGTATGaccaataaaaaagagaaaaataggcatttttatctaattaaatATATGAGAAACTTTTATTCCCAAAATACGCACTAGCTGAAAACGATCCTGAAATACGCATGCACAATTCGTGTCTGGCGACCAAGAAATGAAGTTTGCCATCACTTCAGGGAAGACGCCAACGAAATGGAGGTCAACGTAGCAACTGCACATGCATTGGTCATGTTGGGAGGCAGGAGACACTTGAGAAGGGAGCCAGGACCATTATAAAAGAGTTGTGAGGGAGGGAACCTCATGCACGGTTGAAGGGATGATagggtaaaaaaaaatttgtataagtGGTAAAAGGAAGGTAAGAGGAGGTGGGTGGGAGGGCAGTGctaggaaaaaaaatttaatatgagTGGGGGAGGGGTTAACGCAGAGGAGAACTTGAACCGGTTGGACGAACATCATATAGCGGCACATTTATTCCTTAAGGCTAGTTTACGTCGTTAAGCTGATTATTGTTGTTTGAGAttattaaacataattttttccATCTTTAAACATTTTTGTAGAGTATTTTAAAGTATTGTATTTCTTGCTACCTTATGTTGCAGCCGACACGTGTCCTTACTCCTCATGGCACGCTCGTCGATGTTTTCATGGTAGATCCTACGGATCCAAACATGGAAATTAGGCGGCAGAGGCTTGAGCCTTATCTGAGACGCACAGAATTTTACCATGCCTCTTTGATCAAGTGCTTCGAGTACGACAATCCACTTATTAATGCCTTTGTCGAACGAAGGCGACTGGAGACACACACCTTCCACCTCCCTTGGGGTGAGTGTACGATAACCCTGGAGGATGTAGCAATGCAGCTAGGGTTACTTGTTGATGGTTAGCCTGTTAGTGGTACTTTGAGGTCATGGAGCAAGTTTCACCAAAGAGATATTTGGGAATGGTGTCATGAACTTCTAGGTAAGGTTCCCGCCGGCCATGTATGGACAACGAAGTTCAACATAAAGTTGAAGTGGCTCAGAACTCGTCTTCAGCAGATGCCGCTTGACTTAGAAGATAATGGCCTCATGCAATATGCACGGTGTTACATACTTTACTTGTTGGGAGGCGTGCTTCTTCCAGACAAGGCGAACAACACGGTGCATGTTCGATATCTGCCGTTATTAGCTGACTATGATGGGATCTGCACGTACAGTTGGGGTAGCGCCGTCCTCTATTGGTTATATCGTACTATGTGCTTAGCAACAGAGTACAGTGTTGAGGGTATGGTCAGTTGTCATACGTTGCTCATGTCGTGGATATACTACAGATTACCTTTCTTGGCACCGAATGTCACGACACCGTATAGTTTTTCTTTAGCCACGAGGTATGGTATATGTCTTCCCACTTTGTGACTATTATCAGATATCCTTTGCGGTTGGAAATtccctttttttaattttgtccttgTCCAACAGGTGGGCAGGCAAAAAAGGACAAAATGACTATGCTGAGCAGCGCTTATTGAGGCACCGTCTGATATTGGACAAGGGAACGACCAGAAAACCTGGTGAAACATGACGCTATCACGGTCAAGGGTGTTTCCGACATAGTACGGAACCGTTTGGAGGTCAACAATTGTCCCTGTAAACCAATGTTTTACTTAGTCAAAGTTGTTAAGGAGTAAATGGATAACGAATAGCAAAGACCATacgaaagtaaattgcaatgaATACCTGAGACGAAAGCTTGCAGTGCATTAAAGTATCTGCGCAACTGGTCATAGGACTCATCCCAATCACCATAGATCCTTTCGACTGCCTTCTGCTTCGCGTGCCAAACCTTCTTGTAAGATACCTTGTACCCGTACGCTGACTCTACCGACCCTTGCAACACCTTTACACAAATAGTCGCATCAGCATGCACCATGGGGAATATGTGCTGGCAGATCACATTGCTATCTAGTTGAGCGTGATCTTGAGACATCGAACTTGCCAAGCAACTATGAGACCCATCGTATTTCGAATTTTCCAGAATCTGGAAGACATTGTCTTCGCAACTTGCACCATCCAACGACATTGATCACCGAACTGCTTGCATCGACATACATACCTCCTTTGGTCCGACTCTACGACCTTATACTCTGCACTCCTACGGATGTTGTAGTTTTTGACTGCCAGCATCGCTGATTTCCGGTTCAGAAACTTTAACCCAATTTCGAGCTCCATCTCGCCTGACAGAGCGTAACTGTTAGGTCTGTCCTCTGCGTTACTCGAATGCATTGCTCCAAGATTCAGGGACAGGTAGTGTGCAGGTGTGCTGGAGGATACACCTCCACCTACCGGTTCGACAGGTGTTGGAGGAACGGAGTTGCGATGCAGAGGTTGCGTTTTCAGAACGGCTTCTGCCTCATCACCACTGAATTCTTCAATGTTATCATCGTCAGAAGTTTCAGCAATGCCAACATCAGGATGCCTATCGAACCCAAGTAAGGTTGAAGGGGAGGGACGCGGTTCCTGTAGATTTGCATTCTGTTCCCGCACAACAAACGCATTGAAGCTTGGACTACGGGCCCTACTTATATCCGGACCCGGTGCAAAATCAACCGCTCCCAGATTTTTCACCCCTTCCACATTATTGGAACTAGACGAGCTTCCGCCAATATCCTGAATATTCATACAAAGCTCCAACGAATATATCGTACCTATGCTGCGATGATAAGAGAACATCATCGACACCTGCTAATCAGATTTTATCTGCATTTTTTGATACGCAAACGAGTTGGCTACTGCAACCGGCATCCTGTAAGTCAgctttgtgatttttttttccaacTATTCCGGTATGAACCAGAATCAGATTCTTCAGATCTTGCAATAGTGTCTGTGGCAGAATCATTATCCATAATGGATCATCGCAAACGAATGTTATCCCTTCTGCTGTATGAGAAATTTTTTCATTGggatatataattaaatacacGTTCTCAGAAGTCATATATAAAACAAACCAATCTGAATacccaaaaaattttaagagagaAAGAAGCTTGTGAACTTGAGAGAATATTGGAGAGTAGGAGGAGAATGGATACAAAATGGCTTCCTCCGTGGTTCATCCAACAGCGTTTATATAGGCACACCACGATCCCATTTCGTGTCCAGTACACTAGAAGTGTTCCAACTCAAGTGCGCTGCAGCTGAATTGGAGCCAACTCCTGGCCGCCGTCCCAGATGTCACCCATTTCACGGGTGACAACCACAAAATGGCACCTGAACCATTTCGTGGCCACCGCCCTAGAGTTGGAACCTGCTGCTTCTTGTTCCATTCCGTGGGCGCTTCACCTAAAATCACAATGAAACCCATTTCGTGGGCGGTGGGCAAGACTTGGGCCTGCATATTTCAGTAACATTTTCCTACAGTGCGTATTCTGGGAATTAAAGTTTTTATcatatctaattatataaaaaggacagaaaaacatagaaaataaaaattatatagtaACATTTAATTATGGGCAAACATAGGGTTTTATCCCAATGAGTTTATAGCtcaaatgatataatttttctaTACTTATCTAAGAAGTTGGGGTTTGAGCCTCTCTATctttggtaaaaataaaaatttgaaaaaaagagagttttataatattttgatctagacccaaaataaaggttattTTTAACACTTATAAATCAgctcaaaatatcaaaataaaaaattcaatagttTTTGAATAAGTAATAACTAAGagtcttaatttatttttaattatttttaaatactaaatgaatacaaaaatatatattttttaaaattaaaaaaataaaaatcataattaaaaggataattttagattttcaataatttttcttttaaataaatctTTTATCAATAAAACATTCAAATATAGACAATTATCTTGGCTTAATGAAATATACATATTATAATTAGttctttaaattagtttttgaaaaaaaaaataaatttgtttttaaaaaattttaagtcagTTATTTTAGTCTTTCTAATACTTTCGTTACTAACGATGTTAAAAGACACCGCAATACATACCTAATAATCTTAATAAGCGgctaacataataaatttataaaattaaatcaaactaaCCCCAAATTAAAGAATTTGAGAGTTTTAAGTTCTTCTCTTCATTTggttttgatttgatataatttcataaacttatcaagttaataattaattaaatttttttatatgtgtaTTGTAATATTACTTAACTTATTTAGGGTGGCAACGCGGTGGGTAGGGgcggatttttgcactatcctaaaatttaatttcaaaatttatataaccatcaacacctacataacataaattaaagtaaaaatttaaatataatacaatattattaattatttactaattattttatatattatatatattatatatatagcagGGCAGATAGGGACGGGTATTACCTAAACCTGCTCCGCCCCTTCTAAGAACCCGCCCCACTAAAAATCTGCCCCGATACCCGCTCTGAACGGGTAGGAATAGAATAAATACCACATATTCGAGTAGTATTGTTATTCCTAAACTTATcacattaataaattctaatgccgttcataaaaaaattaacgtaattaatttaaaatatttagtcaccaaaaattttttaaaatatttaaaaaataaatctgattaaaaatatattttatgacTAATTTACAAAACGAGTGACCCTTCAAATTATATTCTTGGACGAATAATTAATTGTGGTTTTTATGTTGATTAAGATCTTGAGGTTTCAGCAGTGAGAAAGGAGCGACTGACAAGAGAAGAAGAGCTTCCACATGGAAGTGAGTCTGAGTCAGAGACTCTCTTCCGCTCTCAAAAATTGAACGTTACTTGCTCTGAACCCTAAACCACCCTCAATGTTCTCATAACATATAATAAAgccctcttctttttcactctTTTCTCTCAAAAATGGCTCATCAAAACGGTTCATTTCCCCGCATAACCTATCAGCAACAGCTTCAGCTTCTTCAGCAGCAACAGCAGCAGGTTCTTATTCAGCAGCAGCATCATCTTCAGCAGCGACACCAACAACACCaacgacaacaacaacaacagctgGAACAACACCCC encodes the following:
- the LOC107467401 gene encoding fructose-bisphosphate aldolase 3, chloroplastic encodes the protein MAACASFAKLNSLSSPWISNNSFSSRSGSSSLLATRRVSLPIRATSYSDELVKTAKTIASPGRGILAIDESNATCGKRLASIGLDNTEVNRQAYRQLLLTTPGLGEYISGSILFEETLYQSTTDGKKFVDCLREENIVPGIKVDKGLVPLPGSNNESWCQGLDGLASRSAEYYKQGARFAKWRTVVSIPCGPSALAVKEAAWGLARYAAISQDNGLVPIVEPEILLDGDHPIERTLEVAEKVWSEVFFYLAQNNVIFEGILLKPSMVTPGAEHKEKASPETIAKYTLTMLRRRVPPAVPGIMFLSGGQSEVEATLNLNAMNQSPNPWHVSFSYARALQNTVLKTWQGRPENVEAAQKSLLVRAKANSLAQLGRYSAEGESEEAKKGMFVKGYTY
- the LOC107467196 gene encoding uncharacterized protein LOC107467196 produces the protein MMFSYHRSIGTIYSLELCMNIQDIGGSSSSSNNVEGVKNLGAVDFAPGPDISRARSPSFNAFVVREQNANLQEPRPSPSTLLGFDRHPDVGIAETSDDDNIEEFSGDEAEAVLKTQPLHRNSVPPTPVEPVGGGVSSSTPAHYLSLNLGAMHSSNAEDRPNSYALSGEMELEIGLKFLNRKSAMLAVKNYNIRRSAEYKVVESDQRSCEDNVFQILENSKYDGSHSCLASSMSQDHAQLDSNVICQHIFPMVHADATICVKVLQGSVESAYGYKVSYKKVWHAKQKAVERIYGDWDESYDQLRRYFNALQAFVSGIHCNLLSYGLCYSLSIYSLTTLTK